The Limosilactobacillus panis DNA segment GCCATTGAGCGGGAGATTCGTCACCGCCTGACTGAGGATGCCGATAAGCAGGCCATTCACGTGTTTGGTGAGAACCTCTACCACCTTTTGATGCAGGCACCAATCAAGGGAAAGGTCGTTTTGGGCTTTGACCCGGCTTACCGGACTGGTTGTAAGCTAGCCGTCCTTGATGAAAACGGAAAGTTCCTTACGAAGGCAGTTATCTACCCCCACAAGCCCGCTCCAGAGAAGCAGCGAGCCGCTGCGGAGAGTGAGTTCATTGACTTGCTTGAAAAGTACCATGTTGAGATGGTAGCAATCGGGAACGGAACCGCTAGCCGTGAGTCCGAGCAGTTTGTCGCTGCGGCACTGAAGAAAGTTGACCGGCCAATTTACTATGTCATTGTCAATGAGGCGGGGGCGTCAGTCTATTCGGCTAGTCAAGAGGCCCGGGATGAATTTCCAGACCTCCACGTTGAGCAACGGAGTGCTATCAGTATTGGTCGCCGTCTCCAGGACCCATTGGCTGAACTGGTAAAGATTGACCCCCAGTCGATTGGGGTTGGTCAGTACCAGCACGATTTACCTAAGAAAGAATTGACTAGTGAGTTAGATGCCGTCGTTGAACGGGCAGTTAACCGGGTGGGGGTCAACCTTAACACGGCCAGCTATCAGCTACTCAGTCAAATTTCCGGCTTAAACAAGACGATTGCTAAAAATATTGTTAAGTATCGTGACGACCATGGCCAATACACTAACCGGAAGCAACTCCAAGATGTTCCCCGATTAGGTCCAAAGGCATTCCAACAGTCAGTCGGTTTCCTTAGGATTGTTAATGGCGAAAACCCTTTGGATAATACCGATGTTCACCCGGAAAGCTACCCAATTGCTGCTAAGATGATGAAAGCAGCAGACGTTGCGGTTGCTGACCTAGGAACGCCAGCAGCAACGAAACAGCTTGAGAAGTTGAATATCGAAGACTTTACGACCGAGAAGGCAGGGACCGCCACGATTAATGACATTGTTGCCTCCCTACAAAAACCGGGGCGGGATCTCCGGGATTCCATGCCAGCACCGTTACTGCGTCATGATGTGATGACGATTGAGGACCTGAAGCCGGGAATGAAATTGCAGGGGACGGTCCGCAACGTTGTTGACTTCGGGGCCTTTGTGGATATTGGTGTTAAGCACGACGGTTTGGTCCACATCTCGAAGATGACGAAGAAATTTACCAGGGATCCCCGGTCGGTAGTTTCGGTTGGTGACATTGTGGACGTTTGGATTGACAGTGTCGACTTGAAGCGGCAGCGTATTCAGCTGACCATGTTAAAACCGGCAGGAGCCGATAATGAATAATCAAGAACTGCAGCGGCTAACTGAAAAGTGGTCGCTGCAATGTTTTAACCGTCCCTTTACCCACCGGATTTTTTTCAATCCGCACTTGCGGACTACCGGGGGGCGCTACCACCTGAATGATGGTCATATTGATATTAATCCCTTGATGTACACCGAATTTGATATCGACAACTTAAAGCGGGTTGTCCTTCATGAGCTGTGCCACTACCACCTCCACCAAACCGGACGCGACTACCACCACCGAAGTAGGGCCTTCCGAACCCTGTTGGCCCAGGTTGGTGGCTCACGATACGCTCCGGTGACGAGTAAGGCCCGCCCACCCAAACGGCACCTGTTTTACCAGTGCCAGGGCTGTGGCGTCGTCATCGCTCGCCAGCGGCATTTCAATACCTACCGGTACGTCTGCCGACGGTGTGGACACCATTTCAAATTAGTAAAGGATGTTTCCTGATTGAATTGGGGGCAGTAACAAGATGCAATTTTTAAGAAAAACAGCGGTCCGGGGGACGAGTCCCTTCCTGATTATTGCGGTCGCCTTTGGGGGCTTGATCCTTCTAGGAACCATTTTACTGATGCTGCCGGTGGCGACAAAGAGTGGTCAGGGGACCTCATTTGCCGACGCCCTGTTTACGGCGACCTCTGCTGCTTGTGTGACTGGGCTGGTCGTTCACAACACGGCAACTTACTGGTCGCTCTTTGGTCAGACTGTTATTTTGGCCCTGATCCAAGTTGGTGGCCTGGGAGTGGTGACCGTTGTCGTTGGTGTACGGGCGCTACGGCGGCAGCGAATTAGTCTGCGTGAGCGAACAATCATGCAGGAGTCGCTGTCTGCCTCAAAGATTGGGGGCGTCATTCGGTCGACCCGCTTTATCATTGTGACCACCATTGGGATTGAATTCATTGGGGCCCTCCTTTTACTACCGATGTTTGTTCCCCGCTTTGGGTGGGAAGGTGGCAGTGGTGAAGCCATCTTCCATGCCGTCTCGGCTTTCTGTAACGCGGGCTTTGACCTTCTCAGTACTAAGCGGCCTTACCAGTCACTGGTGGCATACTCAACAAATGTTGAAATAAACCTTGTGATTGGCCTCTTGATTCTGATTGGGGGAATCGGCTTTGTCACCTGGATTGATGTTCGTCGGTATGGCTGGCACATTCATCGTTACCGCCTGCAGAGTAAAATCGTTCTGGTGGCAACGGTCATCCTTTTGTTAGTGCCAATGGTCTACTTCTTTAACTGTGAGCTTCAAAGCTTTCCTTTCCGATGAAGAAACGACTTTTGGCGTCCTTCTTCCAGACGGTGAGCCCCCGGACCGCCGGTTTTAACACGGTTTCTTTAACGCAGCTGTCTGATAACGGTAAGTTTATGACAATCCTGCTGATGTTTATCGGTGGAGGAACTGGTTCGACGGCGGGGGGAATTAAGATGACGACGGCGGGCGTCCTGTTCTGTACCTGTTTAGCGGTGATCTTTCGCCGGCGGGAGGTAACGGCGTTTGGCCGGCGGATTGCTTCCCGGACCATTTTTCGGGCTGCGGCTATATTTACCCTGTACTTAAGCTTGTTAATCGTGGCGGCAATGATGATGAGCGGTGTGGAGCACTTGGCGCTGTTGACCAGCCTGTTCGAATGTGCTTCGGCGCTGGATACGGTCGGTCTAACCCTGGGGGTGACCCCCTTACTGCACTTAAGTTCACGTCTACTTTTGATACTATTGATGTTCATTGGGCGGGTAGGCAGTTTGACAGTCGTCTTTGCGGTGGGCAGCCACTCGACAAAGTTCCAGGCCCGTTACCCAGAGGAGACCGTAAACGTTGGTTAGGAGGAAGTTAACGATGGCAAAGGATAACATTGACTCGGCATTGACGTGATGGGAATCGATATCAAGGAGGATCGGGTGACTGCTGCCATCGATGTCCTTACCCGGGGCCTGATTGGCAACACTACGAACGCTGACTTTTTAAGAAGCTGCGGGGTGGGAAATTTTGACCTGTGTGTCGTAACGATTGGTGGAGACTTTGAGGCTTCGCTGGAGACAACCTGACAGCTTAAACAGCTAGGCGCCAAGGAGGTCATTACCCGGGCTAGCTCAGCAATTCATGAGCAGTTCTTGTTACGTAACGGGGCGGATGAAAGTATTTATCCCGAACGCCAAGATGCCCAGTGGCTGGCCTACCGCTACAGTTCACCCCATATTTTGGATTACACTCGTTTAGACCAGGAAAATGCTATCTTTGAGATTGAGGTCCCGACGTCGTGGGCTGGTAAATCACTAGTGGAGATTGATGCCCGGCGGAAATATGATCTCAATATTATTGGTAGTAAGCACCTAGATGGACGAGTATCGACCCATGTTGATCCCGAACAACTCCTGGAAAAAGGGATGACCTTGCTGGTTAGTGGGGATGCCCAGACGATCCTTAAATTATTTCGCTAAAAATAAAAAAAGTACTTGCTAATGAATTGTCTGCTTGCTATAATACTATTTGTTGATGCGGCCATGGCGGAATTGGCAGACGCGTAAGATTAAGGATCTTATGGTCATTTATGACCGTGGAGGTTCAAGTCCTCTTGGCCGCACTACTGAAAACACCCAACTGGTTTTACCGGTTGGGTGTTTTTTTACGTTAATTTGACTAAAGTTTACTATCTTCCGCCAAATGAAAGCGCTATACTAAAAGTGGACACTTTTATGAGGAGGTATTTCTTTAATGGATGCAGATATCAAATGGTTAGATGACCCCGAAACATTTCGGGTTAACCAACTACCCGCCCATAGTGACCATCATTACTATGGCAACTATGCTGAGTGGGGGCAGGGGCAAAGTCGCTTTGTCCAGTCGTTGAATGGCCAGTGGCAATTTAAGTTTGCCCAAAATCCGCACAAACGGCAAAGAGATTTTTACCAAGCAGGCTTAGACTGTACCGATTTTGACCAAATTGAAGTACCGAGCGAAATTGAACTGAGTGACTACGCCCAGAATAACTACATTAACACCCTGATTCCGTGGGAAGGTAAAATTTACCGGCGGCCCGCCTACGCGGTTGATGGTAAGAATAAGGAGGAAGGTTCCTTCAGTACGGGTGAAGACAACACCGTTGGTATGTACCGGAAGAAATTCGACCTTAACCCTGAATTACGGGGTAAGGAAGTCCGGGTCCGTTTCGAAGGGGTCGAACGGTCAATGTATTTGTGGTTAAACGGCCACTTTGTTGGCTACGCTGAAGATAGCTTTACCCTGTCCGAGTTTGACTTGACACCATACATCCAGGACGAGGATAACGTCATGGCGGTTGAGGTCTTCAAACACAGTACCGCTTCCTGGATCGAGGACCAGGACATGTTCCGTTTCTCCGGCATTTTCCGGTCAGTAGAACTGCTGGCCCAGCCGGTAACCCACTTGGAAGATATGACCATCCGACCAACCGTTGATGACGGTTACCAAAATGGTCATTTAAACCTGGATCTGCAACTCGCTGGTGAGCAAGAGGGGACCGTTCACGTTCTGGTTAAGGATGAAGACGGTAACGTCGTCGTTGACCAGACAAAGCCGGTTGCTGAGCAGGTGGCAATTGATGAGGTTGCCCTGAAGAACGTTCACCTCTGGGATAACCACCAGCCTTACCTTTATCAACTTTTTATTGAGATCCGCGACGAAGCAGGGCAACTAGTTGAACTGGTCCCGTACCGGTTCGGTTTCCGGCGGATCGAAATCAGTACTGACCACGTTGTCTTACTGAATGGCCAGCGTCTGATCATTAATGGGGTTAACCGTCACGAATGGGATGACCAGCGTGGCCGCTCTGTCACAATGACTGACATGGAAAAGGACATCCAAACCTTCAAGGAGAACAACATCAATGCCGTCCGGACCTGTCACTATCCAGACCAATTACCTTGGTACCAGCTGTGTGACGAGCACGGAATCTACATGATGGCTGAAAATAACCTGGAGTCCCACGCTACCTGGCAGAAGATGGGGAAGGTTGACCCGTCTTATAACGTTCCCGGCTCCGTCCCACAGTGGAAGGAAGTCGTTGTTGATCGGGCCCGGACTAACTATGAGACCTTCAAGAACCACCCGGCAATTTTATTCTGGTCTCTGGGGAACGAATCCTTTGCAGGTGACAACATTGCCGCGATGGGCCGCTTCTACAAGGAACATGATGACAGCCGCCTGGTTCACTACGAGGGTGTTTGTCACACTCACGATTACAGTAAGCAGATTCCGGGTCTCAAGAAGGAATCTTACCTGCCAGCCGGTGGGACGAAGGACTATCGTGACCAGATCTCGGATGTTGAAAGCTGGATGTACCTGCCACCAAAGCAGGTTGAAGAATACCTGCAAAATAACCCCGATAAGCCGTTTATGGAGTGTGAATACATGCATGACATGGGGAACTCCGATGGTGGAATGGGATCCTACATTAAGCTGTTGGACAAGTACCCACAATACTTCGGCGGCTTCATCTGGGACTTCATTGACCAGGCCCTGCAAGTTAAGGACCCCGTCAGTGGTAAGATGGTAATGCGTTACGGTGGCGACTTTGATGACCGTCACTCAGACTATGAATTTTCAGGCGATGGCTTGATGTTCGCTGACCGGACACCAAAGCCGGCAATGCAGGAGGTACGGTACTACTATGGCTTACACAAATAAATTACACGTTATTTACGGTGACGGTTCACTCGGTGTCGGTGGTGAAGGATTCCACTACATTTTCTCTTATGAACGTGGGGGACTGGAATCACTGAAAATTAATGGCAAGGAATGGCTCTACCGGACCCCAACGCCGACCTTTTGGCGGGCCACGACGGATAATGACCGGGGAAGCGGCTTTAACATCAAGTCTGCCCAGTGGTTGAGTGCCGACTACTTCCAAAAGTGCACGAAAATTGATGTTACGGTTGACGATCACCACTTCGCAGGCCTGCCGCTTGACAATGACCACTATAGCAATGACGAAACTGCTGAGCGGGTGGCACTGACCTACACTTTTGAAACACTAACGGTCCCATCAACGACGGTGGCACTGACCTATACTGTAAACAGCGATGGCCAGATTAAGGTCGTTGTCCACTACACCGGTAAGAAGGGCTTGCCAGAGTTACCAGTGTTTGGTGTCCGGATAGTGATGCCGACTGCGGCGACCGGCTTTGAATACGCGGGCCTCTCCGGTGAAACCTACCCTGACCGGATGGCGGGTGGCCAGCACGGTACCTTCAAGGTTAAGGGCCTTCCGGTAGCAAAGTACCTGGTTCCCCAAGAAAATGGGATGCACATGGCTAGTGACTGGGTTAAAATCACCCGGCAGACGACCCAGAACAATGCCGATCATTCTGACCAGCCGTTCAGCTTGAAGGTGGTTAAGGACCAGGATAGCTTTGCTTTCAGCTGTCTGCCGTACACAGCGGAGGAGCTCGAAAACGCGACCCATATTGAAGAATTGCCCCTAGAGCGGCGGACCGTCCTGGTTATTGCTGGTGCTGTCCGTGGTGTTGGTGGCATCGATAGCTGGGGTGCCGATGTTGAAAAGCAGTACCACATTCCAGCCGACCAGGATATTGACTTTAGCTTCATTTTGAACGCCAAGTAATACTAAGGAATTTAACAAAAAAGGATCAGGGGCTGTGACATAAGTCCCCTATATAGTTAAAAATACTACAGCGCAGTACACAAAGGGGCTCTAATATTCGGAAAATCCGAACACTAGAGCCCTCTTTGTGCTTGCGGGGGTTCGAAGACGAACTAGCAAGCTAGTTCTGTCTCACTCCCTCTTTTCGCAATTACTGTGTAATATTCGGCGAACTAAAAGGGGATGGTGAGAAAAAAGTTTTCTCCCATCCTCTAATTTTTGGCAAAAAAGACGGGCTACTAAACCGTTTTCTGTTTATTTTTGGGATAAAAAGCGATAAATGTTGCTTGAAACAACACCTTTTCAAGTTTTAGAATTTATTCGTTTCGTTGTTTCAACTACTAAGAGAGAAAGGTGCAGAGAGCTTGAAGAAATTATTCCATGATCATTTTTTTGCTTTGCTTGCCTGGATCCTTATCCTGGTTATTTCGGTAGTTGCCCTGCCGGATGTTAACCAGTTGACGCGGTCACACTCACAAATTACGCTGCCCAAGAGCACGCAGAGTCAGATTGCGCAGACCATCCAGCAAAAGCACTGGGGCCACCACGTTAATAATACCTACCAAGTCGTGGCGGTCTTTAATAATGGCAACAAGAAAATGTCTGCCAAGGATAAGCAAAATGTCCAAAAGACGATTAGCCGCCTGCAAAAGCACGAGGGTAAGTACGGTATTAAGGCCATCCTGGGGCCCAACGATAATGCCGCAACCCGTAAGCAGCTGATTTCCAAGGACAAAACCACCCAGCTGGTCCAGCTGAACGTCAGCAAAAAGCACGGGACCCTGCAAAAAATTAATAAGCAGCTGTCCAGTGCGGTAAAGACGGACGGGGTCAAAACCTACGTCACCGGGGCGGACATCTTAAATGATGACTTCTCCGGGGCTGTGCAAAAGGGGATTAAGAAGACCGAGGTCATCTCCGTTATCTTTATCTTCGTGGTTCTCCTGTTAGTTTTCCGGTCACCAATCA contains these protein-coding regions:
- a CDS encoding Tex family protein, with product MDQQTIQLVNKQLPDLKRHQIESALKLMDEGDTIPFIARYRKEMTGTLDEVQLQSIRDEYRHVTNLHERQETVINKIKEQGKLTPALEKQIRTATELQTVEDLYLPYKQKRQTKAQKARVNGLTPLANWLLTYPDGDLATEAAKYVNDNVADAQAALDGANEILAEAISEMVTVRAWLRNYTSNHGKLVTSLKRNGKEKDELKTYQQYYDFSSAVKDLNSYQVLAINRGEKEGVLSVKVTVDEAVVLNYLSFRLIRTTAKNAATAFIAAAAEDAYKRFLGPAIEREIRHRLTEDADKQAIHVFGENLYHLLMQAPIKGKVVLGFDPAYRTGCKLAVLDENGKFLTKAVIYPHKPAPEKQRAAAESEFIDLLEKYHVEMVAIGNGTASRESEQFVAAALKKVDRPIYYVIVNEAGASVYSASQEARDEFPDLHVEQRSAISIGRRLQDPLAELVKIDPQSIGVGQYQHDLPKKELTSELDAVVERAVNRVGVNLNTASYQLLSQISGLNKTIAKNIVKYRDDHGQYTNRKQLQDVPRLGPKAFQQSVGFLRIVNGENPLDNTDVHPESYPIAAKMMKAADVAVADLGTPAATKQLEKLNIEDFTTEKAGTATINDIVASLQKPGRDLRDSMPAPLLRHDVMTIEDLKPGMKLQGTVRNVVDFGAFVDIGVKHDGLVHISKMTKKFTRDPRSVVSVGDIVDVWIDSVDLKRQRIQLTMLKPAGADNE
- a CDS encoding SprT family protein, with protein sequence MNNQELQRLTEKWSLQCFNRPFTHRIFFNPHLRTTGGRYHLNDGHIDINPLMYTEFDIDNLKRVVLHELCHYHLHQTGRDYHHRSRAFRTLLAQVGGSRYAPVTSKARPPKRHLFYQCQGCGVVIARQRHFNTYRYVCRRCGHHFKLVKDVS
- a CDS encoding potassium transporter TrkG, which codes for MQFLRKTAVRGTSPFLIIAVAFGGLILLGTILLMLPVATKSGQGTSFADALFTATSAACVTGLVVHNTATYWSLFGQTVILALIQVGGLGVVTVVVGVRALRRQRISLRERTIMQESLSASKIGGVIRSTRFIIVTTIGIEFIGALLLLPMFVPRFGWEGGSGEAIFHAVSAFCNAGFDLLSTKRPYQSLVAYSTNVEINLVIGLLILIGGIGFVTWIDVRRYGWHIHRYRLQSKIVLVATVILLLVPMVYFFNCELQSFPFR
- a CDS encoding potassium transporter TrkG, translating into MKKRLLASFFQTVSPRTAGFNTVSLTQLSDNGKFMTILLMFIGGGTGSTAGGIKMTTAGVLFCTCLAVIFRRREVTAFGRRIASRTIFRAAAIFTLYLSLLIVAAMMMSGVEHLALLTSLFECASALDTVGLTLGVTPLLHLSSRLLLILLMFIGRVGSLTVVFAVGSHSTKFQARYPEETVNVG
- a CDS encoding NAD-binding protein, which encodes MGIDIKEDRVTAAIDVLTRGLIGNTTNADFLRSCGVGNFDLCVVTIGGDFEASLETT
- a CDS encoding TrkA C-terminal domain-containing protein → MLRNGADESIYPERQDAQWLAYRYSSPHILDYTRLDQENAIFEIEVPTSWAGKSLVEIDARRKYDLNIIGSKHLDGRVSTHVDPEQLLEKGMTLLVSGDAQTILKLFR
- a CDS encoding glycoside hydrolase family 2 TIM barrel-domain containing protein; this encodes MDADIKWLDDPETFRVNQLPAHSDHHYYGNYAEWGQGQSRFVQSLNGQWQFKFAQNPHKRQRDFYQAGLDCTDFDQIEVPSEIELSDYAQNNYINTLIPWEGKIYRRPAYAVDGKNKEEGSFSTGEDNTVGMYRKKFDLNPELRGKEVRVRFEGVERSMYLWLNGHFVGYAEDSFTLSEFDLTPYIQDEDNVMAVEVFKHSTASWIEDQDMFRFSGIFRSVELLAQPVTHLEDMTIRPTVDDGYQNGHLNLDLQLAGEQEGTVHVLVKDEDGNVVVDQTKPVAEQVAIDEVALKNVHLWDNHQPYLYQLFIEIRDEAGQLVELVPYRFGFRRIEISTDHVVLLNGQRLIINGVNRHEWDDQRGRSVTMTDMEKDIQTFKENNINAVRTCHYPDQLPWYQLCDEHGIYMMAENNLESHATWQKMGKVDPSYNVPGSVPQWKEVVVDRARTNYETFKNHPAILFWSLGNESFAGDNIAAMGRFYKEHDDSRLVHYEGVCHTHDYSKQIPGLKKESYLPAGGTKDYRDQISDVESWMYLPPKQVEEYLQNNPDKPFMECEYMHDMGNSDGGMGSYIKLLDKYPQYFGGFIWDFIDQALQVKDPVSGKMVMRYGGDFDDRHSDYEFSGDGLMFADRTPKPAMQEVRYYYGLHK
- a CDS encoding beta-galactosidase small subunit, which translates into the protein MAYTNKLHVIYGDGSLGVGGEGFHYIFSYERGGLESLKINGKEWLYRTPTPTFWRATTDNDRGSGFNIKSAQWLSADYFQKCTKIDVTVDDHHFAGLPLDNDHYSNDETAERVALTYTFETLTVPSTTVALTYTVNSDGQIKVVVHYTGKKGLPELPVFGVRIVMPTAATGFEYAGLSGETYPDRMAGGQHGTFKVKGLPVAKYLVPQENGMHMASDWVKITRQTTQNNADHSDQPFSLKVVKDQDSFAFSCLPYTAEELENATHIEELPLERRTVLVIAGAVRGVGGIDSWGADVEKQYHIPADQDIDFSFILNAK